The sequence below is a genomic window from Granulicatella elegans.
AGCAAGCGATATTGTGTTATTAAAAAACAATTTATCATTAATTAAATATGGTCACGAATTATCTAAAAAAATGAAACGCATCATTTTACAAAACATTGTGTTCTCATTATCCGTCATTACAATTTTAATTTTAGCAAATGTTTTCCAATTCATTAACTTACCTTTAGGCGTTATCGGACACGAAGGAAGTACTATCTTAGTTATCTTAAACGGATTACGTTTACTTAAAAAACTATAAAAATAGACAAAATAAAAATTTCTTTTTTCAAAGTCATTTTTATTTTGTCTATTGGCTAATGAACTTCCACTAAATTTAATTACTTTCACTTTAACACCTCATTTAGATGATTAACTCTATTTTCTTTCATAATGGTAACAGAATAGCAAATTCTTTTTTGAACTGTAATCATTTTTACTCGATTTTTCCAAAAAGTGTATCCATTACATACACAAGTGTTTACGTATCGAATTACACTTTTCTTTTGTACTTAGGTGTATATTTCTTGCATTGAAACCTTTAATCCGTTATGCTTAAAAGACCAAGCATAAAAAGGAGGGAATATTATGTCAAAAATGTTACACACTTGTGTTCGTGTTAAAAACTTAGAAGAAAGTTTAGCTTTCTACCAAGAAGCATTTGGATTTAAAGAAACTCATCGTAAAGATTTCCCTGATCATAAATTTACAATCGTTTATTTAGCTTTTGAAGGAGACGATTACGAATTAGAATTAACGTATAACTACGGACATCCAGGATACGAAATCGGAGATGGTTATGGTCATATTGCGATTAGTAGCAATGATTTAGAAGGATGGCATGCTGAACACGTTGCTAAAGGTTATGATGTTACAGAATTAAAAGGACTTCCTGGTAACCCTGCAAACTACTATTTTGTAAAAGATCCAGATGGATACAAAATCGAAATTATTCGTCAAAAATAATCCCCACTAAGGAGTACTTTTATGAAACCTGAAGAATTATATGTACATGCAAAAAATGCATTGGAACATTCCTACTGTCCATACTCTAACTTTCCAGTAGGTTGTGCCATTTTATATAAAGATGGAACAGTGATTACTGGAGTTAATGTGGAAAATGTTTCTTTTGGAGCAACAAACTGTGCAGAACGTACAGCTTTATTCACCGGAGTAACAAAAGGCTATCAAAAAGAAGATGTGGAAATGCTGGTAGTAGCTGGTAAAACGGACTACTTCCTCCCTCCATGCTGCTTATGCCGTCAAGTA
It includes:
- a CDS encoding VOC family protein: MMSKMLHTCVRVKNLEESLAFYQEAFGFKETHRKDFPDHKFTIVYLAFEGDDYELELTYNYGHPGYEIGDGYGHIAISSNDLEGWHAEHVAKGYDVTELKGLPGNPANYYFVKDPDGYKIEIIRQK
- the cdd gene encoding cytidine deaminase; the protein is MKPEELYVHAKNALEHSYCPYSNFPVGCAILYKDGTVITGVNVENVSFGATNCAERTALFTGVTKGYQKEDVEMLVVAGKTDYFLPPCCLCRQVLVELCPADTPIYLSNNKGELKETILRDLVPLAFTEM